ACCCCACCCCTCACACACATGAGAACCTGCATGCCTGCTAATAACTGCACGCTTAAACACACAACACATAGACCAGGCCACTTGATCAGCTCGACTGATGAATGAGGAGGCAGTCATATCTCTGACCCTGAGGACCCCCAGGCTGGATGGGCAGGATGGAGTGAGCAGGGCAAATCAGGCAGGACTTCTAACGGGAGCATCCTTGGTGAAGGTAGGAGCATAGTGTTGCTTGAGAACCTGACATCCACCAGATGGGGCTCTGTGTCTCCTGTAGCACAAAAGAGTATTCAGTGCTTCTTGGCACCTCCAAGCTGATGCCCCCGAATGCCACGAGAACCATCTTGATCCCTGTGAGGGACATCATTATGCACCCCAAGTACTGGGGCCGGACCTTCATCATGGGCGATGTGGCCCTTCTCCAACTTCATAGTCCTGTCATCATCAGCAAGTATGTGCAGCCCATCTGCCTTCCGGAGCCCAACTACAGCCTGAAGGTTGGGACACAGTGCTGGGTAACTGGCTGGGGCCAGGTTAAACAGCGCTTCTCAGGTAAGGAGGAAGGGGTTGGGGGTGAGGTATGGCACCCCAGAGGGTACACTCCATTCTGTTGGGGTCTTGCCTGCTGGGCCCCTTCATGGTGCCTCTCACGAAGCTGTTACCTCTGACCCCTGGTTCTTTGAGGGGTCTTCTCACATGAGAAGTGTTGCCATGGTTTACACCATTGCACTTGCTGTGGGCCCTTCATTTAGACCTAGGAAAGCCAGATCATTTGCTTCTTTCAGAAGCTTAGAGTTAGGGATTCATAAATTCCTTCACTTACTCGTTCACCTGACAAATGTCAACGTTCAGGCATCTGCCACGTGCCAGACTCTTGGCACTGAGGATGTATGTCCTGCCTCTTGGGAACTCATAACTGAGTGTGGGTAGGGGCCCAGACTCACAGGGAAAGAGGCAGAGGCTTTGTCAGGTGATCATGAGCGTAAGTCAGGAGGAGTCTGGGATGAGCTCTGGGCAGAAGGTCTGCCCAGAGGTGCAGAGGTGTACCTGAGGTGCCAGAAGGAGGAGTgagtgtcaatcaggtggcagaGGGCACAGCCAGTACAAAGCTCATAGGCTGGAGAGAAGCAGCGTGATGTTGGGGTCTCAATTTCGGAGTAGTTGCACTGAAACTTGTATTGTATCCTGCTTGGCTCAAAAGCAAGAGATTCCCAGAGAAGAGGATTTTGGAGTAGAGCTTTAGCGAGTTAGGTGCTTGTCAGACATGGTCCACACCACGGGGGAAGGGCCAAGTGAAGGAGGGCCTGGAGACGTGAAGGGCTGTGGCCAAGTCTTGATGCTGGAGGTGACAAGACCCTGGGAAGAGGCAGGGTTGAGTGGAATGAGGAGTTAGTTCTCACCCCACTGGACTCCTCCACAGCCAACTCCACGCTGGCCCCAGAGCTGCAGGAGGCCGAGGTGTTTATCATGGACAACAAGAAGTGTGACCAGATTTACCGCAAGAAGTCCCGCATCCCCCGCGTTGTCCCCCTTGTGCTGGGGGATATGATTTGTGCCACCAATTACAGAGAAGACTTGTGCTCTGTGAGTTTCTGGGAGGTTCTGGTGGCTGTCCTTCGGTTGGGATGACTCCAGATGGGGGGCAGTTCCCCAGGGAAGGGTTTGCTTGGCCTCCCTCTTTGTCATCATCATCAGGCAGAGCCCTTCTCCCATCTTCCTTCTCCGTGACTTTGATTTTTGCCTGATATTCTGGGATGGGGTCCTCAACTGAGGAGTGAAGGAAGATTCCAGGTAGTGAGATCCTCAAGGATTGAAACAATCTTCCAAGTAGAACTCAGAGGGTGGGCATTCTGGGTCCCCTAGTCCCTTGGGCACCAGCTGGGCTGGGAGCCTCCATCACTCCTTTCTCTTTGCCTAGGGGGATTCTGGGGGCCCATTGGCTTGTGAAGTCGAGGGCAGATGGATTCTTGCTGGGGTGTTGTCCTGGGAAAAGGCCTGCGCCAAAGTACATAATCCGGGCGTGTATTCCCGTATCACCAAATACAGCAGATGGATCAAGAAGCAAATAAGCAATGGGATTCTCTCAGTTCCCTGCTCCTCTGCCTGGCTCCTACTCCTGTTCTGGCTGCTGCAGCCCCAGATGGGCCCCTGATCTTCGCTCTCCCTTCTCCGTGCTTTGCCTTTGCTGAATGAGGCCAGACCAAGATTAGATCAAGGTCATGGATCTGTATTCAACAAGAGTCAAGATGGGGAAAAGTGGCCCCTGGAACTGAGTCTAGCTTTGGCCTCccagtggggagggaagtggtggATGACTAAGCCTTGAGTGACCAGGAGAAAGGAAGTGTGGCCTAGAAGTGCTCTGGAATTGGGGACCAGGGTAGCAGGGATTAAATTTGTGAAAACATAAACtgactctcttctcttttctgggtGGCCCTGGGGATTGGGGTTTGGTGGGTAGGCAGGACCTCCTGGAATTAATTCTCAGGAGGCTTCCCAGAGTGGAGACTGTTGGTTTTTGCTAAGCCACTTGTGCTGGGGCTTTGGGAAAAGGCCTGGGCCTGAGgcatcagttttctcaactgtaaagtGGGCGTGATGGGAGCAACTGAGACATGCACTGTAGGTGACAGTAGGAAGGATCTGTCATGCTCCAAAATCAGCTTGCTTTTTTTTATAACTGGCATATAAAAAATTGATTACAAAAGTCCTGttcctatattttttttaatttaaaagcaataaCTGATTTTTGGTTGtgatttaccaaaaaaaattcagaaatacaCATAAAGATTCCCCCTTGCTCATTAACCCCCCACCAGTAATGCTAGTAATCATTGTTAGCATCCTTAAATATATCAATGATTTTTTAAGCAATtagacacatatatattattaataacctacattaaaaaaaactatatgcCTTGAAAACCTTTCTATGTCAATATCCAGAGCTATTCataattttacattatttcatGTGTACCAtgtgaatgtgtatatgtcattTAACCAGCACCAGGTTTTAGGTGCTTTGTCTGCATTGCAGAAGTGTTGCCATGAATGTATTCCTGCACACTTGGGGATGGAGTGGGGGAGAATACACACTGCAGTATGTCTGCAACTGTCTTCCTAGGAGTGTACTCAGGGGAGGACCATCAAAGGAAACACAAATGTAGTAATTTTGGAAGAATACTATTTGTATAATTTACTCCTCCCAAAAGCCGAACAAGTGTACATTTATACCTATAGTATACAAGAatgaatgtttcttcttttttactaAAAATGGatattattaattttcaaaaattttgccTATCCAGTGGTAGAAAGTTATAtcattgctgttttaatttgtatttccttgattGGAAGAATGCCTTTTCacgtgtttattaaaaaaaaggcaCATCTTTCCCTTAATAAAACCTTTGCTCATATGCCTATTTTAGTAATTaagttatttatctttttctcatgAAAGGTCTTTctcttttgtgaatatttttgttgttgttgttgttcagttgctaagtcatatccgactctttgccacctcatgggctgcagtctgccaggcttccctgtccttcactatcttccggagcttgttccaactcatgtccattgagttggtgatgcggtccagccatctcatcctctgtcacccccttctcctcttaccctcaatctttcccaacatcagggtattttccagtgagtcgactctgaatatttagctttttaaagaattattcacttatttatgattgtgctgggccttcattgctgtgcacgggctttctctagtttatatgagcaggggttactctctgtTGTGGGGCAAGGGCTTCTCTTGCAATGGTTTCCCTTGgtgaagagcacaggctctaggcgcatgggcttcagcagttgtggtgctcaggcacacttgctctgtggcatatggaatcttcccaaaccagggattgaacctgtgtgtcctgctttggcaggcggattcttatccactgcaccaccaggaaggtcctGAATATTAAGTTTTTGTCAattactttacaaatattttccccagttGCTGCCTCTTACCTTTTAGAAATATGTAGAATAGAAGGGTAATCCTCCTGTAAAGACttcaaaaattattattgaatgaagtcagtcagtctttattttctttaagaattttgaggCTTGCTTAACTTGGCCTATTCCACCTCCAGATTATAAAGCTGTAttcacatatttaatattttgataaatttgttttttatgtgtaaCTAATCCATTTGAAATTTGTTTATGTGTGCTGTAAGGTCAACCTTTAACACTATTTACTGTAGAGTCCATCCTTTTCCTGCTGACTTGAATGTCCacatttataataacaaaattcCAATATATTTGtgggtagatttttttaaaatctctgttaTTTCCCACTAATCTGTCTATTCCTGGGCTAATGCTGTACTGTTTCAACCAGCTTCATGTTATGTTTTGTTAAATGGTAGCAAAAGctgtcttcttaaaaaaaaaacacacagcttAATCTACAAAGTTTGCCTTTCTTATAAACTTTATAATCTGtcagttttcattaaaattttttctttaatatttttcattaagaatATTATTGgttatttgaattaaaattaaatgcataGAATAATTTTAGGAAGAttgtcatttttacaatattgagttcCTAACCAAGAATGTAGTATATGCCTCCATTTATTCAGCTCTTCTATTCATGGATGTCTGGGAAAATACTGAGTTTATTTCTGAGTAGTTTACAAGTTTTGGTTATGTTTTTTAGGAATGGTATCTTTTCCATTACATTTATAAAACTCCATGTATTAGGTATTTTAAAGCTGTCGATGGATTAAAAGCATAATGATCTTGATTCCTgatcatcttgcaaaactgtgtATTTAATTCAGTAGTTTTTCAGTGATTCTCTTGGCTTATTTTGGGGTAATCAAATTACCTAAAATGGTCACAGCTACCTCTTGTCCTTTTTGAAATTCAcaccatttatttcttttgctatctCCTTGCTGGAGACTCTAGAACAATATGAATTAGTAGCAATAATGGTGGAAGTATATGTGCTGAattcttcttttattcatttcataGATACTTACTGGGACTTCCCTCTGTGTAAGGCACTGTTTTGGGCCCTGGTGACACAGTTGTGAGCTattaagatattatttttattaaatctgtTTACATAATGAAATACGTTACTAGATTTCCATTAGATTGCTTAGGTAAATTTATAATGTTCTCTGGATTCATTTTTCTAccattttgtttagaatttttgttCCGGTGTTGGACTGgtctacagttttcttttttgttccactCTTGGTACcattactatcagttcagttcaatcactcagtcgtgtctgactctttgtgaccccatgaatcacagcatgccaggcctccctgtccatcaccaactcccggagtttactcaaactcgtgcccatcgagtcggtgatgccatccagccatctcatcctctgtcatccccttctcctcctgcccccaatccctcccagcatctgggtcttttccagtgagtcaactctttgcatgaggtggccaaagtattggagtttcagcttcagcatcagtccttccaatgaacattcaggactgatctcctctaggatggactggttggatctccttgcagtccaagggactctcaagagtcttctccaacaccacagttcaaaagcatcaattttttggtgctctgctttctttaaagtctaactctcacatccatacatgaccactggaaaaaccatagccttgactagatggacctttgttggcaaagtaatgtctctgctttttaatatgctgtctaggttggtcataactttcctttcaaggagtaagcgtcttttaatttcatgcttgcaatcatcatctgcagtgattttggagcccagaaaaataaagtcagccactgtttccactgtttccccatctatttgctatgaagtgatgggaccagatgtcatgatcctaattttctgaatgttgagctttaagccactttttcactctcctctgtcactttgatcaagaggctctttagttcttcactttttgtcataagggtggtgtcatcagcatatctgaggttattgatatttctcccaggaatcttaattccagcttgtgcttcctccagcccagcatttctcatgatgtactctgcgtataagttaaataagcagggtgacaatatacagccttgacgtaatccttttcctatttggaaccagtctgttgt
This genomic stretch from Muntiacus reevesi chromosome 4, mMunRee1.1, whole genome shotgun sequence harbors:
- the LOC136166894 gene encoding serine protease 45, with translation MAVSLSCISAGLAASRPLGLSRSFLLLLVLLLNSGYKGDSTKPACGQPWWPKNLDMSRHWPWEVSLRVENEHVCGGALIDLNWVVTAAHCIQGTKEYSVLLGTSKLMPPNATRTILIPVRDIIMHPKYWGRTFIMGDVALLQLHSPVIISKYVQPICLPEPNYSLKVGTQCWVTGWGQVKQRFSANSTLAPELQEAEVFIMDNKKCDQIYRKKSRIPRVVPLVLGDMICATNYREDLCSGDSGGPLACEVEGRWILAGVLSWEKACAKVHNPGVYSRITKYSRWIKKQISNGILSVPCSSAWLLLLFWLLQPQMGP